A genome region from Euphorbia lathyris chromosome 4, ddEupLath1.1, whole genome shotgun sequence includes the following:
- the LOC136227330 gene encoding pathogenesis-related protein 1-like, with the protein MSSQISSTLALLVVLGAALILPVINAHDHPIDYLKPQNAAREEVGIGPLIWDENLVIYAQDYLNTLLHDCELVHSGGPYGENLAWGSGDLSAMDAVTMWVDEKQCYDYEANSCATDQACGHYTQVVWRDSLRVGCAKFTCNTGGTIVGCNYDPPGNYVGERPY; encoded by the coding sequence ATGTCTTCTCAAATTTCCTCAACTCTTGCTCTTCTTGTAGTTTTAGGCGCAGCCCTAATCCTTCCGGTGATCAATGCCCATGACCACCCAATCGACTACCTTAAACCTCAAAACGCGGCGAGGGAAGAAGTCGGTATCGGACCTTTAATATGGGATGAGAATTTAGTAATATACGCACAAGATTATTTAAACACCCTTTTACATGATTGTGAACTTGTACACTCCGGCGGGCCTTATGGCGAGAACTTGGCGTGGGGTAGTGGAGACTTATCGGCAATGGATGCAGTGACAATGTGGGTTGATGAGAAACAATGTTATGATTATGAGGCTAATTCTTGTGCTACGGATCAAGCTTGTGGGCATTATACTCAGGTTGTGTGGCGTGACTCGCTTCGTGTCGGGTGTGCTAAGTTTACTTGCAATACTGGTGGAACTATCGTTGGATGTAACTATGATCCTCCCGGTAATTACGTTGGAGAAAGACCTTATTAG
- the LOC136227315 gene encoding pathogenesis-related leaf protein 6-like yields MSSFKVSLALLPLLCLAMVHRSGAQNTQQDYLNAHNTPRAQVGVANIVWDATVAAYAQNYANSRIADCNLVHSNGTYGENLAKGSSSSFSGTAAVNLWVAEKQYYDYTSNSCIGGNQCLHYTQVVWSNSVRLGCARVQCNNGWWFVTCNYDSPGNYVGQKPY; encoded by the coding sequence ATGAGTTCATTCAAGGTTTCACTTGCTCTACTTCCCCTACTCTGCTTAGCCATGGTGCACCGATCCGGAGCCCAAAACACGCAGCAAGACTACCTTAATGCACACAACACACCAAGAGCACAGGTTGGTGTAGCAAACATTGTGTGGGATGCAACAGTTGCTGCATATGCTCAAAACTATGCCAATTCTAGAATTGCAGATTGCAACCTTGTGCACTCTAACGGAACGTACGGGGAGAATTTAGCCAAAGGCAGCAGTAGCTCATTTAGTGGCACTGCTGCAGTTAACTTATGGGTAGCAGAGAAACAATACTATGACTACACTTCAAATTCATGCATAGGAGGAAACCAATGCTTGCATTATACTCAAGTAGTTTGGAGTAACTCGGTTCGGCTAGGTTGTGCCAGGGTTCAATGTAACAATGGCTGGTGGTTTGTCACTTGCAACTATGATTCTCCGGGAAACTATGTTGGTCAGAAACCCTATTAA